The Brevibacillus brevis genome contains a region encoding:
- a CDS encoding copper ion binding protein has protein sequence MTNITLNVEGMSCNKCVARIENTLKELGAEGKVNLAEKKVEVSYNESDLTLDAVKEAIEDQGYDVV, from the coding sequence ATGACAAATATCACATTGAACGTAGAAGGCATGTCTTGCAACAAATGCGTAGCGCGCATCGAGAACACATTGAAAGAACTGGGTGCAGAAGGCAAAGTAAACCTGGCTGAAAAAAAGGTTGAGGTTTCCTACAACGAGAGCGACTTGACTCTCGATGCAGTAAAAGAAGCAATCGAAGACCAAGGCTACGACGTCGTTTAA